In Vibrio atlanticus, the following proteins share a genomic window:
- a CDS encoding glutathione peroxidase, producing MFASKEGQSIPQVTFPTRQGDTWVNVTTEELFKDKTVIVFSLPGAFTPTCSSSHLPRYNELHSVFKENGVDDILCVSVNDTFVMNAWKADQEAEKITFIPDGNGDFTDGMGMLVEKNDIGFGKRSWRYSMLVKNGVVEKMFIEEDVPGDPFKVSDADTMLNYIAPEHKEQESITVFTKPGCPFCMKAKQNLIDKGLNYEEVVLGKDATTVSLRAISGRTTVPQVFIGGKHIGGSEELEAFLG from the coding sequence ATGTTTGCATCTAAAGAAGGTCAATCAATCCCTCAAGTAACATTCCCAACTCGCCAAGGTGATACATGGGTTAACGTAACGACGGAAGAGCTATTCAAAGACAAGACAGTTATCGTATTCAGCTTACCAGGTGCGTTTACACCAACATGTTCTTCAAGCCACCTACCTCGTTACAACGAGCTACATTCTGTATTCAAAGAAAACGGTGTTGATGACATTCTATGTGTTTCAGTAAACGACACATTCGTAATGAACGCTTGGAAAGCAGACCAAGAAGCTGAAAAAATCACATTCATCCCAGATGGTAACGGTGATTTCACAGACGGTATGGGCATGCTAGTTGAGAAAAACGACATCGGCTTCGGCAAACGTTCATGGCGCTACAGCATGCTGGTTAAAAACGGCGTGGTAGAAAAAATGTTCATCGAAGAAGACGTACCAGGCGACCCGTTCAAGGTTTCTGATGCAGATACTATGCTTAACTACATTGCTCCTGAGCACAAAGAGCAAGAGTCAATCACAGTATTCACTAAGCCAGGCTGTCCTTTCTGTATGAAAGCGAAGCAGAACCTAATCGACAAAGGTTTGAACTACGAAGAAGTAGTACTAGGTAAAGACGCGACAACAGTAAGCCTACGTGCAATCTCTGGTCGTACAACGGTTCCACAAGTATTCATCGGTGGCAAACACATCGGTGGTAGCGAAGAACTTGAAGCTTTCCTAGGTTAA